The genomic region CTTTATCCAGAACATACTAAAAAGATTTAAATGCATCCCTGGCAATAACTCATCGTATGAGTTTTGTTGAGGTTGGTCTTGGAGACGTGGTCGGGATTATTAAGGAGCTGAGGTCGCTTAGGGACTCAATTAGGAATAGAATCACTATTAAGGTTCCCAGGGATTACGTTATCGGTAATGTTGATGTTCTGGCTAGGCCGATGTTTACTGACGGCTTTGTCGTGTCCTTTAGGGTTGGTCAGAGTGAGTATAGGGTTTGGTGGTCAAGTATTGAGGAGTCATTGGGTGGTAAGAGCGGTGACTGGGGTGATTATAGGATTGTAGGTGGTAAGGAGCCGTATATCGAATTCTTAAACCCTGATGGTGGTGTTGCGGCTAGGGTTAGGGTTAATGAGGAATTGATAAGTAGGTTAGACAGTATGTTGAATGCGGCATTCCTACTCAGTGTTGCGGATTGGTTTATTGAGGATGATGTCCGAAGCATAGCCAACATAGCCAATGTATTCATGCCAGAGGACTACTCAGAGCTTAGGTACATCAGCGACTTCGTGGAAACCGTACACTCAAAGTTAAGTGAGTTAAACATCATTAAGGAACTTGAGGATGGCGTTAGGAGAATTGAACTCGAGTGCCACATGAATAACCATGGGAATAGGGAGATCGTCGACGTAATACCAGTCGGCAAGTACTACCTATGCCCAGAGTGCCTAAGGAAGGCGGAGAAGTACGTTGATGATGTGCTCAACAGGTGGAGGAACGTGAAGATAAGGGTACCACTCGAGACATGGCAAGGAATCCAAAAAAGTATAGAACAGACAAAGGAAATAATAAAGTCAATAACGGAAACTATATAAAATACCTCCTTCCTCCCTACAATGACTCAAAATAAAACAAACCTATTACAACGTTATTATTAATACATAATAGGCATTAATACCAATAAATAATTAATAATGTTTTTACGAACAATAAACAATGAATAACCCACGGCACACGTTACAATTCCACAGGATCACCCACCACAAACAATCACACCTATTAAATAGCCATAACGATAAAACCCAAACACAACGACCATGGTGCGGGGGCCGGGATTTGAACCCGGGACCTCCCGGTTATGAGCCCTACGCGGGGCTGCTGCCCCAGGGCGCTCTAGCCGGGCTAAGCTACCCCCGCTCCATGACCTTCTCCTTCTCTGGTTTAAAAGTGTTTTTCTATGGCCGTCTTATTCATGGTTATAGCCTTGGCATTCTTCTTCGTCTTCTTGGTCTTAGCGTGTATCTTAGCATGTATATGATTATTATGATTAGTATTAGGAGGAGTAGGGTTTGTGTTGGTGTTGCGTAATTAACCTGTGGTGTTGTTTGTTGGTTTTGTGTGTTGTTTTCGTTGTACCATTGTTGTATTATTGTGGTTATTTCCTGGGCTATCTGTGGGTTCTCTATTATTATGCCGAGTTCCCTATTGTGATTTAGTGAGTTGTAATCGAGGTTTACGCTTCCTACGTAAACGTAATCGCCGATGACTATCGCCTTGGCCGTTAGGTCTTTGATCATTACTGCGTTCAATTCGCTGACCGCTTCTTCATTCTCGGTATGTTGTCCAACGAGTATTAGCCTATCACTATGTGTCAGGATTAGGCCGTACATACCAGAGGATGGGTAGAGCTCCTCCATGGCCATGTAAAGTGTTCCTGGCTGACTGAGTAAGTCCTCTAGGTACTCCGCTGAGTTTATTGGTGACACCACAATACCTGGGTAATTAATCTGCGTGATTGACTCATTGTGGTAATCGGTGAGTATTATTTCGGCGAAGACTTGGGCTATGCTTGAGTTCTCAATCACGAGGTCGATACCTAGGTCCCTCTCAAAGCCGTAGTAGGTTGGGTTTATTGAGCCTATTATTACGGTCTCATTATCAACAACGAAGACCTTACTATGCACATAGTCATAACCGTAATTAAACGAAACGTGAGCACCAGAACTTATTAACTCATTAACGGCTGAGTACTCCTCCTTAGGTATCCCACCATACACATTACCCGACAAGACCACGTAAACCTCAACACCCCTCTGTGCCAAGTTAGCCAGCTCATTAATGAGAGGCTGATAGGTTAATTCATAAACCTCGGCATACACACAACACCTCGCTTCACCAATAACATTGAGTATGTAGGTTGAGTTCGTAGGTGAGACTACGATTGAGACTTGATTCGAACTTATAGCGACATACCAATTCTGTGCATACGAGTTTATGGATAGGGCAACGATAATAGCCAATACGAGTATTAAGACAAGCCTCATCAAGTCCTAATTCCAGCTTAATTATTTAAGCAAAGCACTAAAAGTACACAATGCCATGAAGACCCTAGAAAAATGCTTTTAAATTAGTGAAAAATAGCCGAAGATGGGCCCGTAGCTCAGCCAGGTAGAGCGGCGGGCTCTTAACCCGTAGGTCGTGGGTTCAAATCCCACCGGGCCCGCTAACTTTTTACTGATTCATAATCATGTTATTGTGCTATCGTAGATGTATTAACGAAAGACAGATTGTGTGTTTTATTTTGTATTAGAATTGAGAATTTCTATTATGCTTTTATGTTATTGTCCAGCCACCATCAACGATTATTAGGGCTCCCGTGATATAACTTGCCTCGTCTGAGGCTAAAAATGCGACTACAGACGCTATGTCCTCAGGCTCCGCCAACCTCCCCACTGGTATTATTTGTTCCATCATCTTTATTTGTTCCTCACTACCTGGCTGCATTGCGCCTGGCGTCTTGACGGCGCCAGGGGCTATTGCATTTACGGTTATTCCATAACGGGCTAATTCCAGTGCCAGGGCCCTTGTGAAGCCGACAATGCCGGCCTTGGATGCGCTGTAGTGTGTTAATCCTGCGAAGCCCATGGCATTACCTGCTACGGACGCTATGTTTATTATCCTGCCATACTTCTGCTTAACCATGTAGGGGACTACGGCTTTCGTAACATTGAAGGTACCATTTAAATTCACATTGATCACCCTATACCAGTCATCAAACGTCATTTCAAGGAATGGCTTGAATGGGTATATCCCAGCGTTATTCACCAAGATGTCGATACGGCCATACGCGTCATAGACCCTCTTGGCCACGTCCTCAGCCATCCTCGGATCGGTCACATCTAATTTCAGCGCCATTCCCTGACCACCAAGGTTCTTTACTTCATTGAGGGTTTCATTTTCCTTGCCCGTTATGTCCGTGACTACGACAATGGCGCCATCCCTCGCCAGCCTTAGGGCGATGCTTCTTCCTATTCCTTGTCCAGCTCCTGTGACTATTGCGACCTTATTCTTTAATATGGGCATAATTTATGTTTTAATAATTCAAATATATAAGCTTTTTCACAGTAAGTTATAATGATTAAATATTATTTCATTATAGATTTTTATCTTTAATAACATGGTGTTATTGACCGCGCATTCAATGCCTTGTCTCATAAATATGCGAATATTGAGAGTAGGTAATTTAAATGGCACGTGTTCTTCTGCGTAATTGGTTTATATGCAGGCCATTAAGGTGCGTGATTTAGTTAAGATCTATAGTAATGGTGTAAGAGCCCTTGATGGTGTTTCATTAGGTGTGGATGAAGGTGAGGTCTTTGCTATGCTTGGTCCTAATGGCGCTGGTAAGACTACACTCATGAGGATATTGACGACGCAGATAAGGCCAACCTCTGGCTCGGCCTATGTGATGGGTTATGACGTGGTTAGGGAGGGTGATAAGGTTAGGAGGGTTATTGGTTATGTTCCTCAGGAGTTTAGTGTTTGGATGGATTTAACTGGCTATGAGAACTTACTCATTTATTCGAAGGTTTATGGGGTGACTGGTAGTGAGGCGCGTAGGAGGATTAGGGAGGTTTTAGAGCTCATGG from Vulcanisaeta distributa DSM 14429 harbors:
- a CDS encoding phospholipase D-like domain-containing protein, which encodes MRLVLILVLAIIVALSINSYAQNWYVAISSNQVSIVVSPTNSTYILNVIGEARCCVYAEVYELTYQPLINELANLAQRGVEVYVVLSGNVYGGIPKEEYSAVNELISSGAHVSFNYGYDYVHSKVFVVDNETVIIGSINPTYYGFERDLGIDLVIENSSIAQVFAEIILTDYHNESITQINYPGIVVSPINSAEYLEDLLSQPGTLYMAMEELYPSSGMYGLILTHSDRLILVGQHTENEEAVSELNAVMIKDLTAKAIVIGDYVYVGSVNLDYNSLNHNRELGIIIENPQIAQEITTIIQQWYNENNTQNQQTTPQVNYATPTQTLLLLILIIIIIYMLRYTLRPRRRRRMPRL
- a CDS encoding SDR family NAD(P)-dependent oxidoreductase — translated: MPILKNKVAIVTGAGQGIGRSIALRLARDGAIVVVTDITGKENETLNEVKNLGGQGMALKLDVTDPRMAEDVAKRVYDAYGRIDILVNNAGIYPFKPFLEMTFDDWYRVINVNLNGTFNVTKAVVPYMVKQKYGRIINIASVAGNAMGFAGLTHYSASKAGIVGFTRALALELARYGITVNAIAPGAVKTPGAMQPGSEEQIKMMEQIIPVGRLAEPEDIASVVAFLASDEASYITGALIIVDGGWTIT